The sequence GACTCCCACCATTCACTTCAGCCTGAAGACTCGCACCATTATCCAAAAAGATGTTACGGGCATTCACATTCAGGTTTCCAGCATCTCCAGAACCCGTGTTGCTGACTGCGATCGTCGCACCATCCCGCACTTGAAGTCGATCGACGATGAGATTCACCGACCCTGCGGAAAAGCCCGTTGTGGAAGAAGCGGAGAGGGTGCTGGGAAGAGACTGCCCCGGCCTTAAGGATAAGGATGGAGACACCCCTTGCACATCTAGGTTTTTAACATTGAGGTTCACATTTCCTGCGACCCCGCTCCCTTCTGTTGAAGACGTGATCTGCCCTCCATTAAAGACTCGCAAACTATTCGCCGTGAGATTAATATTGCCGCCCTGCCCTGTGGCATTCTGACCTAATGCAACTGTAATCCCACTCACCCCTTGACTGTAACTATCAATCCGGGGATCACTAACTTGCACATCCGTCGCTTGAATCGTAATATTTCCCGCAGCACCTTGACCCGCCAATGCAGCGATCGGACTACCGGAGATGGCACTGGAGATGGTTCCTCCCTCCATCACAGACAGTCGGCCTGTATTAATCGTAATGTCGCCCCCTTGACCGTTGACCAAGGTTTGCACAGAGCTAATCACCGCACTGGTAAACCCCGCTGGTGTTGTGCCCCGAATCTCTAAACTTTCCCTTGCCGTAATGGAGATATCCCCTGCTGTCCCCGTTGTAATGCTGGGCAGCCCTGTAAAGAAATTAATCGAACCCAATAAATCCGTGCTAATGCGCCCCCCATCCAGCAACCGTACCCGATCGGCATTCACCGTAATTGCGCCACTGTCATTCTGTTGCCCACCTGCAACCAGTGTGGTGATGGCCCCTGAAACGTAGACGCCAGTGAACGGATTCGGAAACGGGCTGTAACCAGCCACTTCTACATCGGTCGCACGCACGCTAATATTGCCGGTTTTGGCATTGTTGATCGGGGCAAAGGTGAAAAAGTTAGTCCCATAGTTGAGGGATTGCACCCAGGCACCGTTGGCAAGCCGTAATTTTTGCGTGTCGATCGTAATGTCCCCAGCCGTTGCACCACTTTCTGAAACACTTGTGAACACACCCGCAGGCATATAATTTTCAGGATGGGAAACACCCAGCAAATCCACAAATTCCGTCGTTTGGATATGAATCCCTTTACCGTGGCCATTCGCACCGGTCAATGCTGAAATGCCTGCCCCATCCTGCAAGGTCAAACCCCGCCCTCGAATATTGATGGGGCCTCCTATAGCCCCTGTGGTATCGATATTGGAGGACTGCCGTAACGTGATGGTGCCCCAAGTGGGAGAGGACGATGAACCGGCCAATTGCCAGTTCCCCACCGTCGGCAGATTCACAGTGCCATTCTGGACAGCCCACAGTTCCACTTGGCCATCCGGTACAGCCAGGTTGGCGCTATTGATGTCGATTTGCCCACCGACCAATGCCAGAGTTTGATTGGGAGTCAGCGATAGGGTTGGGGGGCGCAACAAAAAATTGTTAGCAGGCGTTCCTTGCACTGTTATCGCCCCAGCATTGGCTCCCATTTGCAAGCCCACAGGTACACTCATCGTTAGCAGGGGGGAATTACTGGGACTCACTGCGCTGAACTCTGTCCCATCGGCAAACTTGATGCTATTAGCAGTCGTGCCAATCAACGATCCCCCCAGCTTCAGTGAGGCATTTGGCCCAAATAATATTCCACTGGGATTCAGTAAAAATAAGCTAGCACCACCATTGGCTTGAATCAGGCCATCAATGCTAGAAACCGTTCCCCCAGTCACTCGTGCAAAAATATTCTGCACACTTAACGCATTATTAAAAAACGCTGAACCACCTGTGGGAACTGAAAACTGGCTGAAGCTATGAAACAGATTCGTCCCCGTCAGAGTGCCGTTCTCGATCGTAAAGTGATTACCACTTTGAGAAACGGTTGTCGGTAGCGTGCCATCGGGAATGACTTGAGCTTGGAGAGGGTGCATTCCCCCTAGGCCGATCGCAACCGCAAGTACAAGGGCGTTAACACTAACAGACTGAGATCTCCCTAGCCACGTCACTACGCCGGTCATGATGAGTACTCTCACAGTTTGCAAAGAAATCAAAAGGCTGTTTTCAGTTTTCCCCTATATCAGCAAAATCAACTGTAATTTTGTATTTTTTGGTAGAATAGTCTGTTTTAAGTCGTTTTACTTAGTACATGTATTATTTTTTCGCGATCGATTCCAATCACCGAACCAAACAGCCCCCGTTGCATCCACACCCTAACGATTCCAGAAATGCCTGTCACAGAAAATACCTGTCACAGAAAAGCAGGCCAGGAATTCTCCCGACCTGCTTTTTCAATGGATTCAAGCTCGAACGAACGGGATTAAAACGGTGTGTAATTCACTGAGAAATACAACCCATTTTCCTGGAGCGATCGCTTCTCCCCTTCGACCGACACCAGGGGAATGCCCCAATCTAGCCGTACAGACAGGTTATTGCCCTGCTTCCAAATCAACCCCAAGCCCATCCCAATCAACGTTTCTGGATCTGGATTATCTTGCTTGGAGTTCCAACCCGTTCCGATGTCAATAAACGGAGCCAATTGCAGAACCGTTCCAGATTTCAGCGAACGCACGATCGGCAGACGTAACTCCGCCGCCACCAACGCTCCACTATCCGTTAATAGCGCATCCTGACGATAGCCCCGCACCGTCATTTGCCCCCCTAGCCCCATTTGCTCCAAGGGCAGCAGGGAGTTATT comes from Alkalinema sp. FACHB-956 and encodes:
- a CDS encoding S-layer family protein, translated to MHPLQAQVIPDGTLPTTVSQSGNHFTIENGTLTGTNLFHSFSQFSVPTGGSAFFNNALSVQNIFARVTGGTVSSIDGLIQANGGASLFLLNPSGILFGPNASLKLGGSLIGTTANSIKFADGTEFSAVSPSNSPLLTMSVPVGLQMGANAGAITVQGTPANNFLLRPPTLSLTPNQTLALVGGQIDINSANLAVPDGQVELWAVQNGTVNLPTVGNWQLAGSSSSPTWGTITLRQSSNIDTTGAIGGPINIRGRGLTLQDGAGISALTGANGHGKGIHIQTTEFVDLLGVSHPENYMPAGVFTSVSESGATAGDITIDTQKLRLANGAWVQSLNYGTNFFTFAPINNAKTGNISVRATDVEVAGYSPFPNPFTGVYVSGAITTLVAGGQQNDSGAITVNADRVRLLDGGRISTDLLGSINFFTGLPSITTGTAGDISITARESLEIRGTTPAGFTSAVISSVQTLVNGQGGDITINTGRLSVMEGGTISSAISGSPIAALAGQGAAGNITIQATDVQVSDPRIDSYSQGVSGITVALGQNATGQGGNINLTANSLRVFNGGQITSSTEGSGVAGNVNLNVKNLDVQGVSPSLSLRPGQSLPSTLSASSTTGFSAGSVNLIVDRLQVRDGATIAVSNTGSGDAGNLNVNARNIFLDNGASLQAEVNGGSQGNINLTTKEVLLLRRGSNITTNAQGASTGGNININALAIVGLENENSDIVANAILGSGGNINITTQALLGLQFRSKLTPKSDITASSEFGLSGNVQVNTIGTDPNAGLTELPVNVTDPSQKIATGCAANQGSQFVATGRGGIPQNPNQQVVGDRPWEDMRDLSAYRGKQSITDPVPATQPILIQASGFQRNVDGTIALIASPIPVVADAIVTCSENNFQTVKTL